In Rhinolophus ferrumequinum isolate MPI-CBG mRhiFer1 chromosome 25, mRhiFer1_v1.p, whole genome shotgun sequence, the following proteins share a genomic window:
- the RAN gene encoding GTP-binding nuclear protein Ran produces the protein MAAQGEPQVQFKLVLVGDGGTGKTTFVKRHLTGEFEKKYVATLGVEVHPLVFHTNRGPIKFNVWDTAGQEKFGGLRDGYYIQAQCAIIMFDVTSRVTYKNVPNWHRDLVRVCENIPIVLCGNKVDIKDRKVKAKSIVFHRKKNLQYYDISAKSNYNFEKPFLWLARKLIGDPNLEFVAMPALAPPEVVMDPALAAQYEHDLEVAQTTALPDEDDDL, from the exons CTTGTATTGGTTGGTGATGGTGGTACTGGAAAAACTACATTTGTGAAACGTCACCTGACTGGTGAATTTGAGAAGAAGTATGTAG CTACCTTGGGTGTTGAGGTCCATCCCCTCGTGTTCCATACCAACAGAGGACCTATTAAGTTCAACGTGTGGGACACAGCTGGTCAGGAGAAATTTGGCGGACTGAGAGATGGCTATTACATCCAAG CCCAGTGTGCCATTATAATGTTTGATGTAACTTCGAGAGTTACTTACAAGAATGTGCCTAACTGGCATAGAGATCTGGTACGAGTATGTGAAAACATCCCCATCGTGCTGTGTGGCAACAAAGTGGATATTAAGGACAGGAAAGTGAAGGCAAAATCAATTGTCTTCCACCGAAAGAAGAATCTTCAG TACTATGACATCTCTGCCAAAAGTAATTACAACTTTGAAAAGCCCTTCCTCTGGCTTGCTCGAAAACTCATCGGAGACCCTAACTTGGAGTTTGTTGCCATGCCTGCCCTTGCCCCACCAGAGGTTGTCATGGATCCCGCCTTGGCAGCACAGTACGAGCATGACCTAGAG gttGCTCAGACAACTGCTCTCCCGGATGAGGATGATGACCTGTGA